The sequence CTGCCGGTGCTTCTATGGACGTACCGCAGGCGATTGAAGTCACGCCGGGGCGGACTGAGCTTCTCGGACATCTCCTTCGTCAACCGGTTGGGACCCGCGTCCGCCCTGAAGTACCGCCACGTTCCCACCGCGCTGCGCACCATGGCCATCGGCCTGGCCATCCTCGCCCTGGCCCGCCCGCAGACCGGCACCGAAGGCGCGGAAGTGATGACGGAGGGGATCGACATCGTTCTGGCGCTCGATATATCCGGGAGCATGGGGGCGGAAGACTACAAGCCACGCAACCGGCTTTTCGTGGCCAAGTCCGTGATTTCCGACTTTATCCGGGAACGGACGAACGACCGGATCGGCATGGTGGTCTTCGCGGGACGCAGCTTCACCCAGTGCCCGCTGACGCTGGACTACGACGTGCTGCTCGGCCTGCTGGACCAGGTGGAGATCGGGTTGACCGAAGACGGTACGGCCATCGGGATGGGCATTGCCAATTCCGTCAACCGGCTGCGGCAGAGCACCGCCGAAAGCAAAGTGGTCATTCTGCTTACCGACGGCGTGAACAACACCGGGGCGATCGACCCCATCA comes from Gemmatimonadota bacterium and encodes:
- a CDS encoding VWA domain-containing protein, coding for MFFSTPMILVLLLILPVLLWTYRRRLKSRRGGLSFSDISFVNRLGPASALKYRHVPTALRTMAIGLAILALARPQTGTEGAEVMTEGIDIVLALDISGSMGAEDYKPRNRLFVAKSVISDFIRERTNDRIGMVVFAGRSFTQCPLTLDYDVLLGLLDQVEIGLTEDGTAIGMGIANSVNRLRQSTAESKVVILLTDGVNNTGAIDPITAAKAADALGIKIYSIGIGKEGGAPIPVDDPVMGRTYARNRDGSLALTEIDEGTLREVARITGGFYFKATDAEMLSHIYQRIDALERTEMKVIAYSRYTELFGYFLLPAMFLILADIVLSHTRLRRLP